In Lates calcarifer isolate ASB-BC8 linkage group LG21, TLL_Latcal_v3, whole genome shotgun sequence, a single window of DNA contains:
- the zc3h4 gene encoding zinc finger CCCH domain-containing protein 4 isoform X1 has translation MAVESMTVHPNSPTTNHEHNSLLTDESPQLANLLYVTQLAPVPCPTNPTSVPKRLGKTFSMVLSAKCEENLSQPEDGELEEGELEDDGGEIEEEEIGGGASAAGGGGDGGDEAGGGGEAGGEGAGERPRRSRERHPSSDSNDERSHRRKRKRKKEREREKRRSKKKRKSKHKRHASSDDDHSDYSDESDYSPSEKRKYREYSPQYPPTSHGGYGGSKKGSYMKMDKQSYGGYDDYEDDNYEGEEDEDMGDEDYDDFTKELNQYRKAKEVGGGRGGRGGKGRMKSQRGRGGMRGGRRGRGGGRGRGGRGGGGKMGGDNDDGDGYGDDMEYGDDDYDNMGDDDYDDYSKELNQYKKSKDRGRGGKGGRGRGRGKGGRGMIRGGKGRNRGRGRGDMMNDDDNNGDMDNGDGGDGPGLGRRNQNEKHQDKKGKAICKYYIEGRCTWGDHCNFSHDIELPKKKELCKFYITGFCARADHCPYMHGEFPCKLFHTTGNCVNGDECMFSHEALNDDTQELLNKMLAEDAEAGAEDEKEVEELKKQGINPLPKPPPGVGLLPTPPRPVPVDTNAGPGDFGGPVLGDFGGLPGPNQGPMANKGPPGPGPVPGPNPCAGPPIHGPDGSPFQGGPPNPSGPPPHMGPPPPCPGGGGGAGKKIPSLFEIKVQPTGQLAQKLAVRSQTPSGSQGQTAAPGPQGAPGATPTRFPAPPGMMSPDMQNMGPNLGMNQGPPNMGPGGPPMMGGFAPGDGPPHGGPMPPGPAQGGGNFFNNFFNQQEGMNMEGVVQEGDNYQGFAGMDERGGAGKFQSGGQEGSANGASANQGGISVPDFLPPAQRVLFMRIQQKQQEEEERARRMAEGGAEKSRDTEGDSGNWYSSEDEDGGGSVTSILKTLRQQTQAPQKSDGPPSDPRLQKASPANPPARPADPRLVRDPRLARAAESTQISDSTHSMPAPSSSGPPADPRLARLAAAASAGSTSLSPPAAKPEPPLVYKPPPLTTPAVDEEETERVLRDKPVPIPLDPLMGMALRDPRCQLQQFSHIKKDIVLHMPAFAKTITWSPEDLLPLPIPKQDLLPLPPGIPPVSSLDPRLSRTQQQHHTSLPHSQTPPVQTPASMDPPAPSSSTSSLPDFELLSRILKTVNSSPSQTPSPPLLPTPAAPMSLLSSSPAMTPTPAEKPADPRMARKGPTDPRLQPQKSALKQPSEPTPPPVPSTSPATTSSSSPPTIAPYDPRLLSSGGAGRSVGAGAPGGASVLSSISLYDPRTNKPGSPGTSSGSNNSPNSASTESKPSEPTAGKPKSKEPLFVRKSALDQPESEKSGEQGTDRYNSYNRPRPKPAPSPNSTAQGGPAAGTAAAGGQGAPGATADQGPAGIHNLPVSSLFGVVKQATKPGGTNSPFGGNSPAQPDQAATEQDNASLKDVFKGFDPTASPFCQ, from the exons ATGGCTGTGGAAAGCATGACTGTCCATCCAAACTCCCCAACTACCAACCACGAACACAACAGTCTCCTGACTGACGAAAG TCCCCAGTTGGCAAATTTGCTGTATGTTACCCAGTTGGCCCCAGTTCCATGTCCCACAAACCCCACTAGTGTCCCTAAAAGGCTAGGAAAAACTTTTTCAATGGTTTTGAGTgcaaaatgtgaagaaaaccTGTCACA GCCAGAGGAtggagagctggaggagggcGAACTGGAAGATGACGGGGGAgaaatagaggaggaggagataggcGGAGGTGCATCTGCAGCAGGCGGAGGTGGAGATGGGGGTGATGAAGCAGGCGGAGGAGGTGaggcaggaggggagggggctgGCGAGAGGCCTCGCCGGAGTCGAGAACGCCACCCCAGCAGTGACTCTAATGACGAGAGATCCCACCGTcgcaagaggaagagaaagaaagagcgagagagggagaagaggaggtcCAAGAAGAAACGTAAATCCAAACACAAA cgTCATGCATCCTCTGATGACGACCACTCAGACTACAGTGATGAGTCCGACTACAGTCCCAGTGAGAAGAGGAAGTATAGAGAGTACAGTCCTCAGTACCCCCCAACT TCTCATGGAGGCTATGGTGGCTCAAAGAAGGGCAGCTACATGAAGATGGACAAGCAGAGCTATGGAGGCTACGATGACTATGAGGATGATAACTACGAgggagaggaggacgaggacaTGGGGGATGAAGACTACGACGACTTTACCAAGGAGCTCAACCAGTACCGCAAGGCCAAGGAAGTGGGAGGTGGCCGTGGCGGACGGG GGGGTAAAGGTCGTATGAAAAGCCAGCGAGGCCGTGGAGgaatgagaggagggaggaggggtaggggaggaggcagagggagaggaggccgaggtggaggaggaaagatGGGAGGAGACAATGATGATGGAGATGGCTATGGAGACGACATGGAG TATGGAGATGATGACTATGACAACATGGGGGATGATGACTACGATGACTACTCAAAAGAACTCAATCAGTACAAGAAGTccaaagacagaggcagag GAGGTAAAGGGGGCCGTGGGCGAGGCAGAGGTAAAGGAGGGCGGGGTATGATCAGAGGAGGAAAGGGTCGAAacagggggagaggaagaggtgacatgatgaatgatgatgacAACAACGGAGACATGGACAATGGG gatGGAGGTGATGGTCCAGGACTGGGGAGGAGgaatcagaatgaaaaacatcagGATAAGAAAGGAAAAGCCATCTGCAAATACTACATTGAGGGGAGATGTACCTGG GGGGACCACTGCAACTTCAGTCATGATATTGAGTTGCCTAAGAAGAAGGAGCTGTGCAAGTTCTACATAACTGGATTCTGTGCCCGAGCCGACCACTGTCCTTACATGCATG GTGAATTCCCCTGTAAGCTGTTCCACACCACAGGTAACTGTGTCAATGGTGATGAGTGCATGTTTTCACATGAAGCCCTCAATGACGACACTCAGGAGCTACTCAACAAG ATGCTGGCAGAGGATGCCGAGGCTGGAGCTGAGGatgagaaggaggtggaggaactGAAGAAGCAGGGGATCAACCCTCTCCCCAAACCCCCTCCTGGAGTTGGCCTCCTCCCGACCCCTCCTCGGCCTGTTCCTGTAGACACCAACGCAGGGCCTGGGGATTTTGGTGGGCCTGTTTTGGGTGACTTTGGGGGTCTTCCTGGCCCCAACCAGGGGCCCATGGCCAACAAAGGACCCCCAGGACCAGGGCCTGTTCCCGGGCCTAATCCTTGTGCCGGTCCCCCTATCCATGGCCCTGATGGAAGTCCCTTCCAAGGTGGGCCTCCAAATCCCAGTGGCCCTCCTCCCCACATGGGGCCCCCTCCTCCTTGTCcaggagggggaggtggtgCTGGGAAGAAAATCCCTTCATTGTTCGAGATTAAAGTTCAGCCGACAGGACAGCTGGCTCAGAAACTGGCCGTCAG AAGCCAGACTCCCAGTGGCAGCCAGGGTCAGACTGCAGCACCTGGACCCCAAGGGGCCCCTGGAGCCACCCCTACTCGTTTTCCTGCCCCTCCAGGCATGATGTCCCCTGACATGCAGAACATGGGCCCCAATCTCGGGATGAACCAAGGGCCCCCCAACATGGGCCCTGGTGGACCACCCATGATGGGAGGATTTGCACCTGGTGATGGCCCCCCACATGGAGGTCCTATGCCCCCAGGTCCCGCTCAGGGTGGAGGAAACTTCTTTAATAATTTCTTCAATCAGCAGGAGGGTATGAACATGGAGGGAGTGGTACAAGAAG GTGACAACTATCAGGGTTTTGCTGGCATGGATGAAAGAGGAGGGGCAGGGAAATTTCAGTCAGGTGGTCAAGAAGGCTCTGCTAATGGAGCGTCAGCCAATCAGGGAGGTATTTCTGTTCCTGACTTCCTGCCTCCAGCTCAGCGTGTCCTGTTCATGAGGATCcaacagaagcagcaggaggaagaggaaagagctCGCAGGATGGCCGAGGGAGGCGCAGAGAAGAGTAGAGACACTGAAG GTGATTCAGGGAACTGGTATTCcagtgaggatgaggatggcGGTGGTAGTGTGACCTCAATCTTGAAGACGCTCCGTCAGCAGACCCAGGCTCCTCAAAAGTCTGACGGCCCCCCGAGCGACCCTCGCCTGCAGAAGGCCTCCCCCGCCAACCCTCCAGCTCGCCCAGCAGACCCCCGCTTGGTTCGAGATCCACGCCTGGCACGTGCTGCAGAGTCAACTCAGATCTCCGACTCCACCCACTCCATGCCTGCTCCATCTTCCTCCGGACCGCCTGCAGACCCAAGGTTAGCCCGACTAGCAGCTGCTGCCTCAGCTGGATCCACCTCCCTCTCGCCTCCCGCTGCTAAACCAGAACCTCCTCTGGTCTACAAGCCCCCACCACTTACAACGCCGGcagtggatgaggaggagacagagcgAGTTTTACGGGACAAGCCAGTACCAATTCCTCTGGACCCACTCATGGGCATGGCTCTGAGGGACCCACGCTGTCAGCTGCAACAGTTCAGCCACATCAAGAAGGATATTGTTCTCCACATGCCGGCATTTGCCAAAACCATCACCTGGTCACCCGAAGATCTCCTTCCACTCCCAATCCCCAAGCAAGACCTGCTTCCACTCCCACCAGGCATCCCCCCTGTGTCCTCTCTAGACCCACGTCTGTCCCGcactcagcagcagcaccacacaTCGCTCCCTCACTCACAGACTCCTCCTGTACAGACTCCTGCTTCCATGGACCCgcctgctccctcctcctccacctcctccctcccagaCTTTGAGCTGCTGTCTCGCATCTTGAAAACGGTCAATTCCAGCCCGTCCCagaccccctcccctcctctcttacCCACCCCTGCTGCCCCTATGTCGCTGCTGAGCTCATCTCCTGCCATGACTCCCACACCTGCAGAAAAGCCTGCTGATCCTCGTATGGCCCGTAAAGGCCCCACAGACCCCCGTCTCCAGCCACAGAAGTCAGCACTGAAGCAGCCATCAGAACCCACACCTCCTCCTGTCCCCTCTACATCTCCAGCAACAACATCTAGCTCCTCCCCTCCTACCATCGCCCCCTATGACCCAAGGCTGCTCTCCTCAGGTGGGGCAGGGCGCAGTGTTGGGGCTGGGGCACCAGGGGGAGCCAGCGTGCTGAGCAGCATCAGTCTGTATGACCCACGGACTAACAAACCAGGCAGCCCTGGTACCAGCAGTGGCTCTAACAACTCCCCCAACTCAGCCAGCACAGAGTCCAAACCCAGTGAACCCACAGCGGGTAAACCCAAGTCCAAGGAGCCCCTGTTTGTTCGGAAGTCTGCGTTGGACCAACCTGAGTCAGAGAAAAGTGGAGAGCAAGGGACGGATCGATACAACAGCTATAACAGGCCCCGGCCCAAGCCTGCACCCTCGCCTAACTCCACGGCCCAGGGAGGACCCGCTGCAGGgacagctgcagctggaggtCAGGGTGCTCCTGGAGCCACTGCAGACCAGGGGCCTGCAGGCATCCACAACCTGCCAGTGTCCTCTCTATTTGGCGTGGTGAAGCAGGCGACCAAGCCTGGTGGGACAAACAGCCCCTTTGGAGGAAACAGCCCGGCACAGCCTGACCAGGCGGCCACAGAGCAGGACAACGCCTCACTGAAGGACGTTTTCAAAGGCTTTGACCCCACGGCCTCACCCTTCTGTCAGTGA
- the zc3h4 gene encoding zinc finger CCCH domain-containing protein 4 isoform X2: MAVESMTVHPNSPTTNHEHNSLLTDESPQLANLLYVTQLAPVPCPTNPTSVPKRLGKTFSMVLSAKCEENLSQPEDGELEEGELEDDGGEIEEEEIGGGASAAGGGGDGGDEAGGGGEAGGEGAGERPRRSRERHPSSDSNDERSHRRKRKRKKEREREKRRSKKKRKSKHKRHASSDDDHSDYSDESDYSPSEKRKYREYSPQYPPTSHGGYGGSKKGSYMKMDKQSYGGYDDYEDDNYEGEEDEDMGDEDYDDFTKELNQYRKAKEVGGGRGGRGGKGRMKSQRGRGGMRGGRRGRGGGRGRGGRGGGGKMGGDNDDGDGYGDDMEYGDDDYDNMGDDDYDDYSKELNQYKKSKDRGRGGKGGRGRGRGKGGRGMIRGGKGRNRGRGRGDMMNDDDNNGDMDNGDGGDGPGLGRRNQNEKHQDKKGKAICKYYIEGRCTWGDHCNFSHDIELPKKKELCKFYITGFCARADHCPYMHGEFPCKLFHTTGNCVNGDECMFSHEALNDDTQELLNKMLAEDAEAGAEDEKEVEELKKQGINPLPKPPPGVGLLPTPPRPVPVDTNAGPGDFGGPVLGDFGGLPGPNQGPMANKGPPGPGPVPGPNPCAGPPIHGPDGSPFQGGPPNPSGPPPHMGPPPPCPGGGGGAGKKIPSLFEIKVQPTGQLAQKLAVSQTPSGSQGQTAAPGPQGAPGATPTRFPAPPGMMSPDMQNMGPNLGMNQGPPNMGPGGPPMMGGFAPGDGPPHGGPMPPGPAQGGGNFFNNFFNQQEGMNMEGVVQEGDNYQGFAGMDERGGAGKFQSGGQEGSANGASANQGGISVPDFLPPAQRVLFMRIQQKQQEEEERARRMAEGGAEKSRDTEGDSGNWYSSEDEDGGGSVTSILKTLRQQTQAPQKSDGPPSDPRLQKASPANPPARPADPRLVRDPRLARAAESTQISDSTHSMPAPSSSGPPADPRLARLAAAASAGSTSLSPPAAKPEPPLVYKPPPLTTPAVDEEETERVLRDKPVPIPLDPLMGMALRDPRCQLQQFSHIKKDIVLHMPAFAKTITWSPEDLLPLPIPKQDLLPLPPGIPPVSSLDPRLSRTQQQHHTSLPHSQTPPVQTPASMDPPAPSSSTSSLPDFELLSRILKTVNSSPSQTPSPPLLPTPAAPMSLLSSSPAMTPTPAEKPADPRMARKGPTDPRLQPQKSALKQPSEPTPPPVPSTSPATTSSSSPPTIAPYDPRLLSSGGAGRSVGAGAPGGASVLSSISLYDPRTNKPGSPGTSSGSNNSPNSASTESKPSEPTAGKPKSKEPLFVRKSALDQPESEKSGEQGTDRYNSYNRPRPKPAPSPNSTAQGGPAAGTAAAGGQGAPGATADQGPAGIHNLPVSSLFGVVKQATKPGGTNSPFGGNSPAQPDQAATEQDNASLKDVFKGFDPTASPFCQ, encoded by the exons ATGGCTGTGGAAAGCATGACTGTCCATCCAAACTCCCCAACTACCAACCACGAACACAACAGTCTCCTGACTGACGAAAG TCCCCAGTTGGCAAATTTGCTGTATGTTACCCAGTTGGCCCCAGTTCCATGTCCCACAAACCCCACTAGTGTCCCTAAAAGGCTAGGAAAAACTTTTTCAATGGTTTTGAGTgcaaaatgtgaagaaaaccTGTCACA GCCAGAGGAtggagagctggaggagggcGAACTGGAAGATGACGGGGGAgaaatagaggaggaggagataggcGGAGGTGCATCTGCAGCAGGCGGAGGTGGAGATGGGGGTGATGAAGCAGGCGGAGGAGGTGaggcaggaggggagggggctgGCGAGAGGCCTCGCCGGAGTCGAGAACGCCACCCCAGCAGTGACTCTAATGACGAGAGATCCCACCGTcgcaagaggaagagaaagaaagagcgagagagggagaagaggaggtcCAAGAAGAAACGTAAATCCAAACACAAA cgTCATGCATCCTCTGATGACGACCACTCAGACTACAGTGATGAGTCCGACTACAGTCCCAGTGAGAAGAGGAAGTATAGAGAGTACAGTCCTCAGTACCCCCCAACT TCTCATGGAGGCTATGGTGGCTCAAAGAAGGGCAGCTACATGAAGATGGACAAGCAGAGCTATGGAGGCTACGATGACTATGAGGATGATAACTACGAgggagaggaggacgaggacaTGGGGGATGAAGACTACGACGACTTTACCAAGGAGCTCAACCAGTACCGCAAGGCCAAGGAAGTGGGAGGTGGCCGTGGCGGACGGG GGGGTAAAGGTCGTATGAAAAGCCAGCGAGGCCGTGGAGgaatgagaggagggaggaggggtaggggaggaggcagagggagaggaggccgaggtggaggaggaaagatGGGAGGAGACAATGATGATGGAGATGGCTATGGAGACGACATGGAG TATGGAGATGATGACTATGACAACATGGGGGATGATGACTACGATGACTACTCAAAAGAACTCAATCAGTACAAGAAGTccaaagacagaggcagag GAGGTAAAGGGGGCCGTGGGCGAGGCAGAGGTAAAGGAGGGCGGGGTATGATCAGAGGAGGAAAGGGTCGAAacagggggagaggaagaggtgacatgatgaatgatgatgacAACAACGGAGACATGGACAATGGG gatGGAGGTGATGGTCCAGGACTGGGGAGGAGgaatcagaatgaaaaacatcagGATAAGAAAGGAAAAGCCATCTGCAAATACTACATTGAGGGGAGATGTACCTGG GGGGACCACTGCAACTTCAGTCATGATATTGAGTTGCCTAAGAAGAAGGAGCTGTGCAAGTTCTACATAACTGGATTCTGTGCCCGAGCCGACCACTGTCCTTACATGCATG GTGAATTCCCCTGTAAGCTGTTCCACACCACAGGTAACTGTGTCAATGGTGATGAGTGCATGTTTTCACATGAAGCCCTCAATGACGACACTCAGGAGCTACTCAACAAG ATGCTGGCAGAGGATGCCGAGGCTGGAGCTGAGGatgagaaggaggtggaggaactGAAGAAGCAGGGGATCAACCCTCTCCCCAAACCCCCTCCTGGAGTTGGCCTCCTCCCGACCCCTCCTCGGCCTGTTCCTGTAGACACCAACGCAGGGCCTGGGGATTTTGGTGGGCCTGTTTTGGGTGACTTTGGGGGTCTTCCTGGCCCCAACCAGGGGCCCATGGCCAACAAAGGACCCCCAGGACCAGGGCCTGTTCCCGGGCCTAATCCTTGTGCCGGTCCCCCTATCCATGGCCCTGATGGAAGTCCCTTCCAAGGTGGGCCTCCAAATCCCAGTGGCCCTCCTCCCCACATGGGGCCCCCTCCTCCTTGTCcaggagggggaggtggtgCTGGGAAGAAAATCCCTTCATTGTTCGAGATTAAAGTTCAGCCGACAGGACAGCTGGCTCAGAAACTGGCCGTCAG CCAGACTCCCAGTGGCAGCCAGGGTCAGACTGCAGCACCTGGACCCCAAGGGGCCCCTGGAGCCACCCCTACTCGTTTTCCTGCCCCTCCAGGCATGATGTCCCCTGACATGCAGAACATGGGCCCCAATCTCGGGATGAACCAAGGGCCCCCCAACATGGGCCCTGGTGGACCACCCATGATGGGAGGATTTGCACCTGGTGATGGCCCCCCACATGGAGGTCCTATGCCCCCAGGTCCCGCTCAGGGTGGAGGAAACTTCTTTAATAATTTCTTCAATCAGCAGGAGGGTATGAACATGGAGGGAGTGGTACAAGAAG GTGACAACTATCAGGGTTTTGCTGGCATGGATGAAAGAGGAGGGGCAGGGAAATTTCAGTCAGGTGGTCAAGAAGGCTCTGCTAATGGAGCGTCAGCCAATCAGGGAGGTATTTCTGTTCCTGACTTCCTGCCTCCAGCTCAGCGTGTCCTGTTCATGAGGATCcaacagaagcagcaggaggaagaggaaagagctCGCAGGATGGCCGAGGGAGGCGCAGAGAAGAGTAGAGACACTGAAG GTGATTCAGGGAACTGGTATTCcagtgaggatgaggatggcGGTGGTAGTGTGACCTCAATCTTGAAGACGCTCCGTCAGCAGACCCAGGCTCCTCAAAAGTCTGACGGCCCCCCGAGCGACCCTCGCCTGCAGAAGGCCTCCCCCGCCAACCCTCCAGCTCGCCCAGCAGACCCCCGCTTGGTTCGAGATCCACGCCTGGCACGTGCTGCAGAGTCAACTCAGATCTCCGACTCCACCCACTCCATGCCTGCTCCATCTTCCTCCGGACCGCCTGCAGACCCAAGGTTAGCCCGACTAGCAGCTGCTGCCTCAGCTGGATCCACCTCCCTCTCGCCTCCCGCTGCTAAACCAGAACCTCCTCTGGTCTACAAGCCCCCACCACTTACAACGCCGGcagtggatgaggaggagacagagcgAGTTTTACGGGACAAGCCAGTACCAATTCCTCTGGACCCACTCATGGGCATGGCTCTGAGGGACCCACGCTGTCAGCTGCAACAGTTCAGCCACATCAAGAAGGATATTGTTCTCCACATGCCGGCATTTGCCAAAACCATCACCTGGTCACCCGAAGATCTCCTTCCACTCCCAATCCCCAAGCAAGACCTGCTTCCACTCCCACCAGGCATCCCCCCTGTGTCCTCTCTAGACCCACGTCTGTCCCGcactcagcagcagcaccacacaTCGCTCCCTCACTCACAGACTCCTCCTGTACAGACTCCTGCTTCCATGGACCCgcctgctccctcctcctccacctcctccctcccagaCTTTGAGCTGCTGTCTCGCATCTTGAAAACGGTCAATTCCAGCCCGTCCCagaccccctcccctcctctcttacCCACCCCTGCTGCCCCTATGTCGCTGCTGAGCTCATCTCCTGCCATGACTCCCACACCTGCAGAAAAGCCTGCTGATCCTCGTATGGCCCGTAAAGGCCCCACAGACCCCCGTCTCCAGCCACAGAAGTCAGCACTGAAGCAGCCATCAGAACCCACACCTCCTCCTGTCCCCTCTACATCTCCAGCAACAACATCTAGCTCCTCCCCTCCTACCATCGCCCCCTATGACCCAAGGCTGCTCTCCTCAGGTGGGGCAGGGCGCAGTGTTGGGGCTGGGGCACCAGGGGGAGCCAGCGTGCTGAGCAGCATCAGTCTGTATGACCCACGGACTAACAAACCAGGCAGCCCTGGTACCAGCAGTGGCTCTAACAACTCCCCCAACTCAGCCAGCACAGAGTCCAAACCCAGTGAACCCACAGCGGGTAAACCCAAGTCCAAGGAGCCCCTGTTTGTTCGGAAGTCTGCGTTGGACCAACCTGAGTCAGAGAAAAGTGGAGAGCAAGGGACGGATCGATACAACAGCTATAACAGGCCCCGGCCCAAGCCTGCACCCTCGCCTAACTCCACGGCCCAGGGAGGACCCGCTGCAGGgacagctgcagctggaggtCAGGGTGCTCCTGGAGCCACTGCAGACCAGGGGCCTGCAGGCATCCACAACCTGCCAGTGTCCTCTCTATTTGGCGTGGTGAAGCAGGCGACCAAGCCTGGTGGGACAAACAGCCCCTTTGGAGGAAACAGCCCGGCACAGCCTGACCAGGCGGCCACAGAGCAGGACAACGCCTCACTGAAGGACGTTTTCAAAGGCTTTGACCCCACGGCCTCACCCTTCTGTCAGTGA